A section of the Anabaena cylindrica PCC 7122 genome encodes:
- a CDS encoding type I restriction endonuclease subunit R, with protein MQGIAVTETITTIAEAEKRFGLSRSQAHDFFTEWHDQLPEINPNERTNLEILWKRYIYHRSGGHLLESTVMLLLVSPLLTVAGLYDPPFRIKAEESVQITVADSEETLQGRIDVLVLRDRFWIIVLESKKTMLSVWSALPQTLAYLMASPNVDVPNFGMLTNGDDIVFVKLENQHYAISRVFAPLSTQSELESACQVLRKIAETLI; from the coding sequence ATGCAAGGAATAGCTGTTACTGAAACTATCACCACGATCGCAGAAGCAGAAAAAAGATTTGGCTTGAGTCGCAGTCAAGCTCATGATTTTTTTACAGAATGGCATGATCAATTACCTGAGATTAATCCTAATGAGCGCACCAACCTAGAAATTTTATGGAAGCGTTATATTTATCACCGTTCTGGTGGACATTTATTGGAAAGTACGGTGATGCTATTACTCGTTTCTCCATTACTGACCGTTGCTGGTTTATACGATCCACCTTTTCGCATCAAAGCTGAAGAATCTGTACAAATAACAGTAGCTGATAGCGAAGAAACTCTACAGGGTCGAATAGATGTGCTGGTATTAAGAGATCGCTTTTGGATAATTGTTTTAGAGTCCAAAAAAACCATGCTATCAGTTTGGTCAGCATTGCCACAAACACTTGCTTACTTGATGGCTAGTCCAAATGTTGACGTGCCTAATTTTGGAATGCTCACCAATGGTGACGATATTGTCTTTGTCAAGCTAGAAAATCAACACTACGCCATATCACGAGTATTTGCCCCCCTCTCTACCCAAAGCGAATTAGAGTCTGCGTGTCAAGTCCTGCGTAAAATTGCAGAAACATTGATTTGA
- a CDS encoding type II toxin-antitoxin system VapC family toxin — protein MYVLDTNTLIYYFKGQGQVAQNLANVSAEEISIPTIVLFELQVGIAKSTSPAKRTQQLQQLLSRVNVIPFYRNAALTAATIRAELEQKGTPIGQIDVLIAGTAIALQATLVTHNVNEFSKVSGLAIVDWY, from the coding sequence ATGTACGTTTTGGATACCAACACCTTGATTTACTATTTCAAAGGTCAAGGACAGGTTGCTCAAAACCTTGCCAATGTCTCTGCTGAGGAAATTAGTATTCCTACGATTGTTCTCTTTGAATTACAAGTCGGCATTGCTAAGTCCACTTCACCTGCAAAACGCACTCAACAACTTCAGCAACTTCTGAGCCGAGTTAACGTGATTCCGTTTTATAGAAATGCTGCTCTTACTGCTGCTACAATTCGCGCTGAGTTGGAGCAAAAAGGAACTCCCATCGGTCAAATAGATGTTTTGATTGCCGGGACAGCCATAGCACTTCAAGCAACTCTGGTTACTCACAATGTCAATGAGTTTTCCAAGGTTTCGGGACTGGCAATTGTTGACTGGTATTGA
- a CDS encoding DEAD/DEAH box helicase: MNYPVPSSEIDLGSIFPFELDQFQLDAIASLNAGRSVVVCAPTGSGKTLIGEYAIYRALARGKRVFYTTPLKALSNQKLRDFREKFGFEQVGLLTGDASINRDAPILVMTTEIFRNMLYGTPIGQIGISLVDVEAVVLDECHYMNDRQRGTVWEESIIYCPREVQLVALSATVANSDQLTDWLNRVHGPTDLIYSDFRPVPLEFHYCNPKGLFPLLNDSNTKINPRLIKRGKKGKPEKGRGGRPEAPSIIYTLSQLEQRDMLPAIYFIFSRRGCDKAVAEVGDLWLVNNDESQILRRQIDDFLNRNPDAGRSGQIAPLYRGVAAHHAGILPAWKGLVEELFQQGLIKVVFATETLAAGINMPARTTVISTLSKRTDNGHRLLKASEFLQMSGRAGRRGMDLQGYVVTVQTPFEGAKEAAYLATSPADPLVSQFTPSYGMVLNLLQTHTLERARELIERSFGQYMATLHLRPEYDEIGEIEAELAKLQAELADIDENELALYEKLRQRLKVERHIFKTLQEQAQADRQEQLSMMLDFAISGTMLSLNDKNMTATLPITAILVGKATSPGQTSYFVCLGKDNRWYVATTADVVDLYAELPKVEVSPDILPPSELAIKRGQCVSGSEETLAIAQSIPDPGEFMYMPPEVAEQLSRVNAVQAQLENHPLHQSGNVATIFKRRARCVELEAELEEVQGQVEQQSQRHWEEFLNLIHILQQFGGLENLIPTQLGQMAAAIRGENELWLGLVIASGELDNLDPHHLAAAAAALVTETPRPDSKVRFDLSNEVADALAKLRGIRRQLFQIQRRYNVALPIWLEFELIAIVEQWALGKEWVELCANTTLDEGDVVRLLRRTLDLLSQIPHVPYVQDSLRRNAQRAMQLIDRFPVNEGTE, translated from the coding sequence GTGAACTATCCTGTCCCATCTTCAGAAATTGACTTAGGGTCAATATTTCCCTTTGAACTGGATCAATTCCAGCTAGATGCGATCGCCTCCTTGAATGCTGGACGCTCCGTAGTCGTCTGTGCGCCCACGGGTTCAGGTAAAACATTAATTGGGGAATACGCCATTTATCGCGCCCTAGCGCGGGGGAAACGTGTGTTTTACACCACCCCCCTCAAAGCGTTATCGAATCAAAAATTACGTGACTTTCGAGAAAAATTCGGGTTTGAACAGGTCGGACTGTTAACAGGTGATGCTTCCATCAACAGGGATGCACCTATTTTGGTCATGACCACCGAAATTTTTCGCAATATGCTCTATGGCACACCCATTGGGCAAATCGGTATTTCCTTAGTAGATGTTGAGGCAGTAGTGCTAGATGAGTGCCACTACATGAACGATCGCCAACGAGGTACAGTTTGGGAAGAATCCATTATCTACTGTCCCCGTGAAGTGCAACTAGTCGCCCTTTCTGCCACAGTTGCCAACAGTGACCAACTTACCGACTGGCTAAATCGTGTTCATGGCCCTACAGACCTCATTTACTCCGATTTTCGCCCAGTCCCCTTAGAATTTCACTATTGCAATCCCAAAGGGCTGTTTCCCCTACTCAATGACAGCAATACAAAAATTAACCCCCGCCTCATTAAACGTGGTAAAAAAGGCAAACCAGAAAAGGGACGAGGTGGTAGACCAGAAGCTCCAAGTATCATATATACCCTCAGTCAACTAGAGCAGCGGGATATGCTGCCAGCTATTTATTTCATCTTCAGCCGTCGGGGATGTGATAAAGCCGTAGCTGAAGTAGGTGATTTATGGCTAGTAAATAATGACGAATCCCAAATATTACGACGGCAAATTGACGATTTTCTCAACCGCAACCCTGACGCTGGACGTTCTGGACAAATTGCTCCCCTGTACCGGGGTGTTGCTGCCCACCATGCCGGAATTTTACCAGCATGGAAAGGGTTAGTCGAAGAACTATTTCAACAGGGATTAATTAAAGTCGTCTTTGCTACCGAAACCCTCGCAGCGGGAATTAATATGCCCGCCCGGACAACAGTTATTTCCACCCTTTCTAAGCGTACCGATAACGGACACCGCCTGTTGAAAGCTTCCGAATTTCTGCAAATGTCTGGCCGGGCTGGTCGCCGGGGCATGGATTTACAAGGTTATGTGGTGACAGTACAAACACCCTTTGAAGGGGCAAAAGAAGCAGCCTATTTGGCTACATCACCAGCAGATCCCCTCGTCAGTCAGTTCACACCTAGCTATGGGATGGTGCTGAATCTACTGCAAACCCACACCTTAGAACGAGCCAGAGAACTGATAGAACGCAGTTTTGGACAGTACATGGCGACTTTGCATTTAAGACCTGAGTACGACGAAATTGGGGAAATAGAGGCAGAGTTAGCTAAACTCCAAGCAGAATTAGCGGACATTGATGAAAATGAATTGGCACTATATGAAAAATTACGGCAACGCCTGAAAGTAGAACGCCATATATTCAAAACCCTGCAAGAACAAGCACAGGCAGACAGACAAGAACAACTGTCGATGATGTTGGATTTTGCTATATCTGGGACAATGTTGAGTCTTAATGACAAAAACATGACAGCAACTTTACCCATAACAGCGATATTAGTGGGGAAAGCAACCAGTCCTGGTCAAACTTCTTATTTCGTTTGTTTAGGGAAAGATAACCGCTGGTATGTGGCCACAACTGCCGATGTAGTTGATTTATATGCTGAATTACCAAAGGTCGAGGTGTCGCCGGATATCTTACCACCGTCAGAATTGGCTATAAAACGGGGACAGTGTGTTAGTGGTAGCGAAGAAACATTAGCGATCGCCCAAAGCATACCCGATCCCGGCGAATTTATGTATATGCCTCCAGAAGTAGCTGAACAACTCAGCCGCGTTAACGCCGTTCAAGCACAATTAGAAAATCACCCCCTACATCAATCAGGCAATGTTGCCACTATCTTTAAACGCAGAGCGCGTTGTGTGGAATTAGAAGCAGAATTAGAAGAGGTACAAGGGCAAGTAGAACAACAGTCCCAAAGACATTGGGAAGAATTTCTCAATTTAATTCACATCTTGCAGCAGTTTGGCGGGTTAGAGAACTTAATACCCACACAATTGGGACAAATGGCAGCCGCTATTCGGGGAGAAAATGAATTATGGTTAGGTTTAGTCATCGCTAGTGGCGAACTAGATAATTTAGATCCCCATCATTTAGCTGCTGCTGCTGCGGCTTTAGTCACAGAAACCCCACGCCCAGATAGCAAAGTCCGCTTTGACCTCAGTAATGAAGTCGCAGATGCTTTAGCAAAATTGCGCGGAATTCGTCGCCAATTATTCCAAATACAACGACGCTATAATGTTGCCCTACCTATTTGGTTAGAGTTTGAATTAATTGCCATTGTCGAACAATGGGCATTAGGAAAAGAATGGGTAGAACTATGTGCAAACACCACTTTGGATGAAGGTGATGTAGTAAGGCTGTTACGCCGCACATTGGATTTATTATCCCAAATTCCTCATGTTCCCTATGTACAAGACTCTTTACGGCGCAACGCTCAACGGGCTATGCAGCTAATTGATAGGTTTCCTGTAAATGAAGGAACGGAATAA